One genomic segment of Melitaea cinxia chromosome 19, ilMelCinx1.1, whole genome shotgun sequence includes these proteins:
- the LOC123662674 gene encoding tektin-1: MGEAQFGVRNVIGAPVATARLAEQAIVCIPPRSAKFTLAEWRMSNEQRCRNTEDQQQLADRVLGESERIRDETAERAVIMKATSDRRIEERIGDIEFNKKELQLQRKEICLELEALGVYKTRLQDCLASLQTNALNICRKCLMLRDGRIGIDLVVDEVEHALQQEITTILGGQSLLKRALEQLNEQMRRLRSTRYLLDRDLQYKQAAIDLDKGSLSLKPTDLCLSVYEGYTNLDPANISADEYNAYSAKNIQSAAREVTSARPIRVFIDTLLKQVIDDLWSAYNKCNHEFKERIEDTKRTKAKLEDMHRETTQKIADMQNNILELQKALSAKEGNVGLAHTRLGRRAQRVGAELVKDPPGQALYYECEMLRHSTEQLQQMLHEANAALRYLLQTQIQLEEDINVKMNTLKIDEVDCMTLRTTMDYHAY, from the coding sequence ATGGGTGAAGCTCAATTTGGTGTACGTAACGTGATTGGAGCACCGGTAGCAACAGCGAGATTAGCAGAGCAGGCTATTGTTTGTATACCACCTAGATCTGCTAAGTTTACTCTAGCTGAATGGCGAATGAGCAACGAACAAAGATGTCGAAATACAGAAGACCAGCAACAATTGGCAGATCGGGTTTTGGGAGAATCAGAGAGAATCCGAGATGAAACGGCCGAAAGGGCTGTGATCATGAAAGCCACGTCTGACCGGCGAATAGAAGAAAGAATAGGCGATATAGAATTCAATAAGAAAGAACTACAATtacaaagaaaagaaatatgttTAGAACTTGAAGCCTTAGGTGTTTATAAAACCCGGTTGCAAGATTGCCTAGCATCGCTGCAAACGAATGCGTTGAATATTTGTCGAAAGTGCTTAATGCTTAGAGATGGACGCATTGGTATTGATCTGGTTGTGGATGAGGTTGAACATGCATTGCAGCAGGAAATTACTACGATACTTGGAGGGCAAAGTCTATTAAAACGGGCCTTGGAACAATTGAACGAGCAAATGCGACGTCTTCGTTCCACTCGGTACCTTCTTGATCGCGATCTTCAATATAAGCAAGCAGCTATTGACTTAGATAAAGGATCATTATCTCTTAAACCGACTGAcctttgtctgtctgtatacGAAGGCTATACAAATCTTGATCCAGCAAATATTTCCGCTGACGAGTATAATGCTTATTCAGCTAAAAATATCCAGTCTGCAGCTAGAGAAGTGACTAGTGCCCGACCTATACGGGTATTTATAGATACTCTGCTTAAACAAGTTATTGACGATCTTTGGAGCGCATATAATAAATGCAACCACGAGTTCAAAGAACGTATTGAAGATACAAAGCGAACTAAAGCAAAGCTAGAAGATATGCATCGCGAAACAACTCAAAAGATAGCTGATATGCAAAATAATATACTGGAATTACAGAAGGCTTTGTCAGCTAAAGAAGGGAACGTTGGATTAGCGCACACGAGGCTTGGCAGACGAGCTCAACGTGTGGGCGCAGAATTGGTTAAAGATCCTCCTGGACAGGCCTTGTACTATGAATGTGAAATGCTACGTCACAGCACTGAGCAGTTACAGCAGATGTTGCATGAAGCTAATGCTGCGTTACGATACTTGCTCCAAACCCAAATTCAATTAGAAGAGGAcattaatgttaaaatgaatACACTGAAAATAGATGAAGTAGATTGTATGACATTGCGCACCACTATGGACTATCATGCATACTAA